One genomic region from SAR92 clade bacterium H455 encodes:
- a CDS encoding ACT domain-containing protein: protein MTDYLVLTVIADDREGIVEQISQTIIQHGGNWMESSMARLAGKFAGILMVEVEPAQHADLEQALAALSAHGIKIIVEQSAPSQEKDADVSCIEIVANDRPGIVGEISTLLASHNVSLISLETFCESTPMSAGMMFYAHTYLQLPEGMTGEQLTAILESLSDDLMVEIVDA, encoded by the coding sequence ATGACAGATTATTTAGTATTAACGGTGATCGCCGATGACCGCGAAGGCATAGTTGAGCAGATTTCTCAGACTATTATTCAACACGGCGGCAACTGGATGGAAAGCAGTATGGCGCGCCTGGCAGGCAAGTTTGCCGGCATCCTGATGGTGGAAGTTGAGCCCGCTCAGCACGCTGATCTCGAGCAGGCTTTAGCGGCACTCTCCGCTCATGGAATAAAAATTATTGTCGAGCAGAGTGCGCCAAGCCAGGAAAAAGACGCAGATGTAAGCTGCATCGAAATTGTTGCCAATGATCGCCCGGGTATTGTCGGTGAAATTTCAACACTGCTGGCGAGCCATAATGTAAGCCTCATCTCTCTTGAAACCTTCTGTGAAAGCACACCTATGTCAGCCGGCATGATGTTCTACGCCCACACCTATCTGCAGCTGCCAGAGGGAATGACTGGAGAACAGTTGACCGCCATTCTCGAAAGTCTGTCGGATGATTTGATGGTGGAGATTGTCGACGCCTAA